The DNA window CCGGTCGATCTCAACGACAAGGATCTCCGCGTCGCGCTGGCCGATCTGTTCGCAGGCCTGGCCGACGACGCCGAGACCACCGGCCCCGACCCGCGCGCGTTGTCGGTGGCCCGCTCGCTGGCCGCGCTCGCGCCCCGCCCCTCGCTGCGGCAGCTCGAGCCGTTCCGCCCGGTGCCGGAGTCCGAGCCGGTTCCGGTGGTCGCCTCGGCGGTGGCGCACGGGCGCCCTGCGACCCGTGCCGACGTGGTGATCGCCCGGGTCGCGGTGGCCGCCGCGTCGGTCTGGCACCGCCTGCGCGGACGCGCTGAGCCGCCTCGCCGCCTGTGACCCAGCGCTGCCTCAGACGCCCCAGCCGCCGCGCCGCCCCAGCCGCCGCGCCGCCCCAGCCGCCCCGCTGCCCGAGCCGCGACGCTCCGACGCGTGGGTGTGACGCTGCCGGGTACCGCCTGCGGGTTAGCGTTTACCGGCGCGTTGCGTAGTTGCATGATCACGCAGAGGGAGGCGGCTAATGATCGGGCGGAGGAGGGCGGCGACTCTCGCACTGGTCGTACTCGGCGCGGGGCTACTCGCCGGGTGCAGCGACGACACGGCCCCCGAGGGCAAGCCGGTGGCCGAGACGTCCCCCAGCGTGTCGGTGGCGCCGACCGGAGCGTCGATCCCGGACGTGGTGGAGGTCGTCGAACCGAGCGTGGTCACCGTGACCGCGGGCGAGTCGCAGGGCAGCGGCGTCGTCTACCGCAAGGACGTCGTCGTCACGAACCAGCACGTGGTCGGCAGCGCGCGGGCCGTCACACTGACGCTGGCCGACGGCGCCACCGTGCGCGGAACGGTGGTCGGCACCGACGAGATCGCCGACCTCGCGGTGATCCGGGCGGCGCGGACGAACCTGCCCGCGGCCGCGATCCGGTCCGATCTGCCCCGCGCCGGTGAGGTGGCGCTCGCGGTCGGCAGTCCGCTCGGCTTCGAGAACACGGTCACCCAGGGCATCATCTCCGGCGTCGGACGGCAGATCCCCTCCGAGCAGACCGGCGGACGGCCGCTCGTCGACTTGATCCAGACCGACGCCGCGATCTCACCCGGCAACTCCGGCGGTGGACTGTTCGACGCGCAGGGCCGGCTGGTCGGCATCAACGAGGCGTACATCCCGCCGGCGGCCGGCGCGGTCTCGCTCGGGTTCGCGATCCCCAGCGCCACCGTCGTCGACGTCGCCGACCAGTTGCTCACCAGCGGTAAGGCCACCCACCCCTACCTGGGCGTGTCGCTGACCGAGCTCACCGACGCGGTCCGCAACGCGCTCGGCGTCGACGCCGAGAAGGGCGCGGTCGTGGTGCGGGTGGCGGCCGGGTCGCCGGCCGCGGCGGGCGGCCTCCGGGCCGGTGACGTGATCACGATGCTCGGCGCCGAGACCGTCGAGGCGGTGGAGGACGTGTACGCCGCGCTGCGGACCGTCGACCCCGGCGACCGGGTGGACGTCGTGGTCCAGCGCGGCGGCGACGCCACCACGGCCTCGGTGACGCTGGGCCGGATCACCGGCTGAGGCGTCCAACGGGTCGCCGGTGGGGAGTGCCATCGTCGGCGCCCGAAGGTCTCATGTGGAAAAGTGGCGAGTATCGCCTGATGCAGGCGCGATGCGCCGACTAGTTCAGAGCGGTGGTTGCAACTGGATCTCTGCAGCGGCTTCCCAGAGTCCGTCGAAAGTTCGCCGTAACTCGTGCACGCGGGCAGGTGACGTGTGCAAGGTCGCCCTCACCAATTTGGTGCCCGCGACACCCGGAACCAGGCTCTCGACGTGGCCGATCGAGTCGTCGAAAAGAACAAAGTCGGGTATCGACCCGATGTCGACGTCAGCCGTCATTTCGGCCGTCAAGACCTTGACGCTGATGTGATTGTCGTGCTGTGCCGAACAGATTTGCAGGAACGTTTCGTCCGCCGCGAGTTGCGGGTCGTCGAAGATGAAGATCCGGCGCACCACTACACCACGTGCAACCGCCGCACGAAGGGTCTGCAGATAGATCGTCGCCATCGGAGTGTGCCAGAAACTTCCGTCGAGAGGGCCGTCGATGCTGGGCACGCTAGTCGCATCGATACTCACGTTGGCGGCAGCGCTCAGTGTGAGCAGCCAATCCGGGGTCTCCCCTTGGAAGACAGCTTCGCCCTGTTCGAGCTGATTGTGCAATCGATCGGTGATCGAGCGGGTGGCGCGAGTGAATCGGTCGATGATCGATTGATCCGGCGAGAATCTGGTGCGCGGGAGTCGGTGAATGAACTTCGCGCTCGGCATAATCCCCCCGCGAACGTCCTCGTAGTGCAAGCCGGCGGTGAGGAAGGGCGTTCGGCATTCTTCCAGTAGCAGGGGAACTATTTCTTTTCCTTGGGCATCGGCGTAGTGAAGCTCCCTCTGCACCCATTTAGAATCCACCGAACTCGTACTCAATAGTACGATGAATGCTGCGCTGGCTTCGATCCGAGTTTCTATTTCGTTGACGAAGCGGTCACCAGCGCGTAGCTCGAAGTCCCACCAGACTTCCACGCCCGCTGCTTCGAGGAACGCGGCGAGCTTTTCGGCGTAGAGACGGTCGGCCCGGCTGTAGCTGAGAAAGACTGCCTCGGACACGGCCCCTCCCCGACGCGGTGTCGCGCTGACGGGTCCATTCTCCCCGTCTGAACACGTTCACACGCGACGTACAGCAGTTCTGCGACCTCGCTGTCGCACTCCCCACCTCGCGCGACGCCTGCCGTCCTGCCCGGCAAGGTGCGCCGGCGCGACCACGAACGGCAGCGGTGTGGTTGTGTGCTCCGCGTCGGCGGTACGGCGGGCCGTCCGGTGAGCGAGCCGTGCAACAGATTGCAGGCCCCGTGCGTCCTGGGGACGATCGCGTTCACAGGACGAAGGGGAAGGCGGACCATGCCGGAGCCCGATGGCTTCGAAGAGTTCGTGTCCGAGCGCTCCGCTGCGCTGACCCGCTACGGCTTCGTCCTCACCGGAAATCCGCACGACGCCGCCGACCTGGTCCAGGAGGCACTGATCCGGCTGCGCGGCGCGTGGGGACGGGTGCGCCGCCGGGACGACCCGGAGGGGTACGTCCGGACGACGATGGCCCGGCTGCACGTCAGCTGGTGGCGCAAGCGTCGGCGGGAGCGGCTGGTCGAGGCGGTGCCGGAGGGCTGGGCACCGGACCCCGGCATCGCTCGGGCCGAGGCGGACATCGGGCTCTGGCGCGCACTCGCCGCGGTGCCGCCGCGCCAGCGCGCCGTGCTGGTACTGCGCTACTACGAAGGGCTCGCCGACGACACGATCGCCGAGCGGCTGCGGATCAGCCGGGCGACCGTCCGCAGCCAGGCCCAGCGCGGCTTACGGACGCTACGCGCGCAGCTCACGCCCGACGACGCCCCGCCGCAGCCCGAGATCCTCACGACCGAGCGGAGGCGCCATGCTTGACGACCACGACGGCGCGCTGGACGACGTCCTCACCCGGACGCTGAGCCGGGCCGCCGACGCCGCACCACTACCCCCGCCGGACCTGTACCGGACCGTCACGCGCGGCCACGCGCGGCGGCGCGCCACGCTCGTGGCGGCCACCGCCGCGATCACCGTGTTCGCCCTGCTGATAGGTGTCGCCGGATGGCTGAAGGTCACCCGCTCCGACCCCGCGCCGGTCACCCCGGCCACGGCCGAGGCGCTCTGGCCGGACGCGATCCGGACGCTGCCCGCGACGCTGCACGGTCGCGAGTACTCGGTGGACGCCGTGCTGCCGGACGGCACGGTGGTCGTCCACACGGTCGACGCCGGAGCGGCGCAAATCCGGTCTGTCCGGGGCGATGCCCGCACCTGGACGTCGCGGCTGCTGGCGTCGTACCCGGAGGCGGCAAGTCCGCCCCTCGTCACGAACGTGCGGGCGAGCGCGAGCTGGCTGGTGTGGCAGGTCGACGACGAGATCTGGAGCCTGCGGTGGGACGGTGGGCAGCCGCAGCGGATCGTTGCCGGGCTGAAGCGGATGCTCGGAGGGTTCTCACTGGCCATCGACGGCGACCGGATCGTCTACGGCCCGACGTCCGAGGGCGTCCGGATCATTCCGGCGGCCGGCGGCACGCCGACGCTGCTCCCCGGCACCGCGAAGTACTTCACCCTGCACTGGCCGTGGCTCGTCCACGACGGGAAGGCCCCCCACCACCCGTCCGGTACGCCGCCGACGCTGTGGAACGTCCGCACCGGCGAGCGCCGTGAGGCGGTGTTCACCGCGGTGACGTACCGGGACACCTGCACGCCGGTGTGGTGCGTGGCGGTGGGCGACGACGGTAAGCCGCCGCTCGGCGGCGGTGACGACCCGATCACGACCGTCCGCGTCGACGGCACCGATCGGAAAGCGTGGCCGGGCTACCGGACGGAGTTCTTGTACGTGAAGCCGCTCCGCGACCGCTATCTGCCGCTCATCCGGATCGAGCGGGCGGCCGACGGGAACCAGGTGATCGACGTGATCGACCTGGTCGACGACCGGACCGTCGAACTCGGCCGGATGCGGAACGACCCGAGCGCGCTGATGAGGATCGGCTCCGGAGACGGTGTCTTCTCCTGGCTCGACGTCGACGGGAGCGTGAAGGTGTTCGATCCGCAGCGAATCCGGTGAGGACGGGAACGCGCGCGGGGCCGCCCGGGTTGGCGTGAGTATGACCTCGGAGACCGAAGAGAAGGCGCACGCACGGGGACGGGTCCGGCTGGAGCCCGGGCTGAAGCGAGTCCGAGCGTTGGTCGGCGGCCGGACGGTCGCCGACACCCGACACCCGGTGCTCGTCTGGGAGAAGCCCTACTACCCGACCTACTACGTCCCGCGGGACGACGTCCAGGCCGAGCTCGTACCGACCGGGGAGACCAGCCGGTCGCCGAGCCGGGGGGACGGCATCGTCCACGACGTGGTGCTCGCCGGGCGGACGCTCGGCGGTGCCGCGCTGACGTTCCCGGACTCCCCGCTGCCGGAGTTGCGCAGCCTGGTGCGGCTGGAGTGGGCGGCGATGGACGAGTGGCTGGAGGAGGACGAACCGATCTACGTCCATCCGCGCGACCCGTACAAGCGGGTGGACATCTTGAACAGCAGCAGGCACGTCCAGGTCAGCGTCGACGGTGTCGTGGTCGCCGACTCGCACCAGCCGCGGATCCTGTTCGAGACCAGCCTGCCGCCGCGTTACTACCTGCCGATCACCGACGTCCGGATCGACCTGCTCCGTCCGTCGGCGCTGGTGACGCACTGCCCGTACAAGGGCGCGGCGACGTATTGGGACGTCGTCCTGGAGTCCGGCGCCGTGCACGAGAACATCGTCTGGACCTACCGGTCGCCGCTGGCGGAGAGCCAGAAG is part of the Cryptosporangium minutisporangium genome and encodes:
- a CDS encoding DUF427 domain-containing protein, translated to MTSETEEKAHARGRVRLEPGLKRVRALVGGRTVADTRHPVLVWEKPYYPTYYVPRDDVQAELVPTGETSRSPSRGDGIVHDVVLAGRTLGGAALTFPDSPLPELRSLVRLEWAAMDEWLEEDEPIYVHPRDPYKRVDILNSSRHVQVSVDGVVVADSHQPRILFETSLPPRYYLPITDVRIDLLRPSALVTHCPYKGAATYWDVVLESGAVHENIVWTYRSPLAESQKVAGLVAFYDEKVDVTIDGVPQGRPRTPFS
- a CDS encoding S1C family serine protease, with the translated sequence MIGRRRAATLALVVLGAGLLAGCSDDTAPEGKPVAETSPSVSVAPTGASIPDVVEVVEPSVVTVTAGESQGSGVVYRKDVVVTNQHVVGSARAVTLTLADGATVRGTVVGTDEIADLAVIRAARTNLPAAAIRSDLPRAGEVALAVGSPLGFENTVTQGIISGVGRQIPSEQTGGRPLVDLIQTDAAISPGNSGGGLFDAQGRLVGINEAYIPPAAGAVSLGFAIPSATVVDVADQLLTSGKATHPYLGVSLTELTDAVRNALGVDAEKGAVVVRVAAGSPAAAGGLRAGDVITMLGAETVEAVEDVYAALRTVDPGDRVDVVVQRGGDATTASVTLGRITG
- a CDS encoding SigE family RNA polymerase sigma factor produces the protein MPEPDGFEEFVSERSAALTRYGFVLTGNPHDAADLVQEALIRLRGAWGRVRRRDDPEGYVRTTMARLHVSWWRKRRRERLVEAVPEGWAPDPGIARAEADIGLWRALAAVPPRQRAVLVLRYYEGLADDTIAERLRISRATVRSQAQRGLRTLRAQLTPDDAPPQPEILTTERRRHA
- a CDS encoding toll/interleukin-1 receptor domain-containing protein, producing MSEAVFLSYSRADRLYAEKLAAFLEAAGVEVWWDFELRAGDRFVNEIETRIEASAAFIVLLSTSSVDSKWVQRELHYADAQGKEIVPLLLEECRTPFLTAGLHYEDVRGGIMPSAKFIHRLPRTRFSPDQSIIDRFTRATRSITDRLHNQLEQGEAVFQGETPDWLLTLSAAANVSIDATSVPSIDGPLDGSFWHTPMATIYLQTLRAAVARGVVVRRIFIFDDPQLAADETFLQICSAQHDNHISVKVLTAEMTADVDIGSIPDFVLFDDSIGHVESLVPGVAGTKLVRATLHTSPARVHELRRTFDGLWEAAAEIQLQPPL